A genomic stretch from Thermomonospora umbrina includes:
- a CDS encoding ATP-binding protein — protein MSAREAEVLALLGLRLSNAQMARRLHVSVRTIEGHVSSLLRKYGVAGRGALADLAETVGDGAPLPLGRLAGLPRARTSFIGRAAERDAVLTALRDGRLVTLLGPGGVGKTRLAIVVCEDAGPLFPLGGAFVDLAPVGAGFVAQAAAEALGVSERPQQPLEDTIAERLARGRSLLVLDNCEHVLDAAADFAERILSACPDTTILATGRERLSLPGEQVLHIGPLPLDSDAERLFTERALAADPAAAADPAVVADLCARLDGLPLAIELAAARSAALGASGLLTALGDYLRLLAGGRGPAIRHRSLRAVIGWSHDLLDEEERVLWRRLSAFTGPFDMAAVSAVCDVDPAAGADVLGRLVDKSLVMHLRGPVSRWRMLATIRACAAERLDLSGERAEVRHRHLAWAAATAAALEGTGDGGSGEDFDTVAAELRAALAATPPGPDPVAYRLARSLGRLAHARRFLRESQGHYERAAGHAPTASDAAVAWGGAADCAQVMHDTGRAFELRLRSAAASHAAGDGNAQAIALARAVESAGRFPATFRTEIPHGRLDDLLREAAGAGDPADPVVAAHLACAAAWNAGPCKLAPDPMLGARAVEAARATADPVLISGALDALRTAAATSGRLREAHRLSGERLALLPRMDAGDPYSAPEIDDVHGGACADAVAAGDLPAAVAAAHRLLADDLLGRHPYLPAAKVIPALVLTGDLQEALRYAVTMWDGWRRAGSPPAFGMPAAVHFTSLAHGLLGDREASERWRGRVDAVSGIPNPFRTQISPLACFVDAAIAVHTGDLSDAAGLLERAFQEVPGARHAPYAHAAAVELAVMAGLPEAEERLPEVEADTRENEWAGACLPRIRWRLSGDPAELEASVREWERLGARFEHARTLLLRPDTRPEGVSRPW, from the coding sequence GTGTCCGCGCGTGAGGCCGAAGTGCTGGCACTGCTGGGGCTTCGGCTCTCGAACGCCCAGATGGCCCGCCGCCTGCACGTGTCGGTGCGCACGATCGAGGGCCACGTGTCGTCGCTGCTGCGCAAGTACGGGGTGGCGGGCCGCGGCGCGCTGGCCGATCTCGCCGAGACGGTCGGCGACGGCGCTCCGCTCCCGCTCGGGCGGTTGGCCGGGTTGCCGCGGGCGCGGACCTCGTTCATCGGGCGCGCGGCGGAGCGCGACGCGGTGCTGACCGCGTTGCGCGACGGGCGGCTGGTCACGTTGCTGGGTCCCGGCGGTGTCGGCAAGACACGGCTGGCGATCGTCGTCTGTGAGGACGCCGGTCCCCTGTTCCCCTTGGGTGGGGCCTTCGTCGATCTGGCGCCCGTCGGCGCGGGGTTCGTCGCCCAGGCGGCGGCCGAGGCGCTGGGCGTGTCGGAACGGCCGCAGCAGCCGCTGGAGGACACCATCGCCGAACGGCTCGCCCGCGGCCGTTCGCTGCTGGTCCTCGACAACTGCGAGCACGTGCTGGACGCGGCGGCCGACTTCGCCGAGCGGATCCTGTCGGCCTGCCCCGACACGACGATCCTGGCCACCGGCCGCGAACGGCTGAGCCTGCCCGGTGAGCAGGTCCTGCACATCGGGCCGCTCCCGTTGGACTCCGACGCCGAGCGGCTCTTCACCGAACGCGCGCTGGCCGCCGATCCCGCCGCCGCGGCCGATCCCGCCGTGGTCGCGGATCTGTGCGCGCGATTGGACGGGCTGCCGCTGGCGATCGAGCTCGCGGCCGCCCGCAGCGCCGCGCTCGGGGCGTCCGGCCTGCTCACCGCGCTGGGCGACTATCTACGGCTGCTGGCCGGCGGGCGCGGCCCCGCCATCCGGCATCGTTCGCTGCGGGCGGTGATCGGCTGGAGCCATGATCTCCTGGACGAGGAGGAACGGGTGCTGTGGCGCCGGCTGTCGGCCTTCACCGGCCCGTTCGACATGGCGGCGGTGTCGGCGGTCTGCGACGTCGACCCGGCGGCGGGCGCCGACGTGCTCGGCCGGCTCGTGGACAAGAGCCTGGTGATGCACCTGCGCGGGCCGGTGAGCCGGTGGCGCATGCTGGCGACGATCCGCGCCTGCGCCGCGGAGCGGCTCGACCTCAGCGGTGAACGAGCCGAGGTCCGGCACCGACACCTGGCCTGGGCCGCGGCGACGGCGGCGGCGCTGGAGGGCACCGGTGACGGCGGGTCGGGCGAGGACTTCGACACCGTCGCCGCCGAGCTGCGGGCGGCGCTGGCCGCGACACCCCCCGGCCCCGACCCCGTCGCGTACCGGCTGGCGCGTTCGCTCGGCCGCCTGGCCCATGCGCGCCGCTTCCTGCGGGAGTCCCAGGGGCACTACGAGCGTGCCGCCGGGCACGCCCCCACGGCGTCGGACGCGGCCGTCGCCTGGGGCGGTGCGGCGGACTGCGCGCAGGTCATGCACGACACCGGCCGTGCGTTCGAGTTGCGGCTGAGATCGGCCGCCGCGTCGCACGCCGCCGGGGACGGCAACGCTCAGGCGATCGCGCTGGCCCGGGCCGTCGAGTCGGCCGGCAGGTTCCCGGCGACGTTCCGTACGGAGATCCCGCACGGGCGGCTCGACGACCTGCTCCGTGAGGCGGCCGGCGCGGGCGACCCCGCCGATCCCGTCGTCGCCGCCCACCTGGCCTGCGCGGCGGCGTGGAACGCGGGCCCGTGCAAGCTCGCCCCGGACCCGATGCTCGGCGCGCGGGCCGTCGAGGCGGCACGGGCCACCGCCGACCCGGTGCTCATCAGCGGAGCCCTGGACGCGCTGCGGACCGCCGCCGCCACCTCCGGCCGGCTGCGGGAGGCGCACCGGCTCAGCGGCGAACGGCTCGCCCTGCTGCCGCGCATGGACGCCGGCGATCCGTACTCGGCCCCGGAGATCGACGACGTCCACGGCGGGGCGTGCGCCGACGCGGTGGCCGCCGGCGACCTGCCGGCCGCGGTCGCCGCCGCGCACCGGCTGCTCGCCGACGACCTGCTCGGCCGGCACCCCTATCTGCCGGCCGCCAAGGTGATCCCGGCGCTGGTGCTCACCGGGGACCTCCAGGAGGCACTGCGGTACGCCGTCACGATGTGGGACGGCTGGCGGCGCGCCGGGAGCCCGCCGGCGTTCGGGATGCCGGCGGCGGTCCACTTCACCTCGCTGGCCCACGGGCTGCTCGGCGACCGCGAGGCGTCCGAGCGGTGGCGCGGTCGCGTCGACGCGGTCTCCGGCATCCCCAACCCTTTCCGGACCCAGATCTCGCCGCTGGCCTGTTTCGTGGACGCCGCGATCGCCGTCCACACCGGTGACCTCTCGGACGCCGCCGGCCTCCTGGAACGCGCGTTCCAGGAGGTCCCGGGCGCCCGCCACGCGCCGTACGCCCACGCCGCCGCCGTCGAGCTCGCCGTCATGGCCGGACTGCCCGAGGCCGAGGAGCGCCTGCCCGAGGTGGAGGCCGACACCAGGGAGAACGAATGGGCCGGCGCCTGCCTGCCCCGCATCAGGTGGCGGCTGTCGGGCGACCCCGCCGAGCTGGAGGCGTCCGTCCGGGAATGGGAACGCCTCGGCGCCCGCTTCGAGCACGCCCGCACCCTCCTGCTCCGTCCGGACACCCGACCGGAGGGTGTCAGCCGACCTTGGTGA
- a CDS encoding acyl-CoA dehydrogenase family protein, whose protein sequence is MSVWQTPERVALRDLVRDFTAREIVPNLAAWEEAGELPRDLHRRAAEAGLLGAGFPEEFGGSGGDVIDALLVTEEIIRSGGSGGLIASLFTHGIALPHILYSGDKGLIDRFARPTLAGEKIGALGITEPDAGSDVAGLRTTAVRDGDSYVVNGAKLFITSGVRADFVTTAVRTGEPGYGGLSMLVVEKGTPGFTVSRALDKMGWRCSDTAELSFTDVRVPVENLVGAENSGFLQIVQNFVTERLSLAVQAYATAQRCLDLTLEWTRSRETFGRPLSSRQVVRHKIAEMARQVDVARAYTRTIAERYVAGEDVLTETAYAKNTAVYACEHVVHEAVQLHGGMGYMRESEVERHYRDMRLLGIGGGTNEIMNEIISKRLGL, encoded by the coding sequence ATGAGTGTCTGGCAGACCCCCGAGCGCGTCGCGCTGCGCGACCTGGTCCGCGACTTCACCGCCCGCGAGATCGTTCCGAACCTGGCCGCGTGGGAGGAGGCCGGCGAGCTCCCCCGCGACCTGCACCGGCGGGCCGCCGAGGCGGGGCTGTTGGGCGCGGGGTTCCCCGAGGAGTTCGGCGGGTCGGGCGGGGATGTGATCGACGCGCTGCTCGTCACCGAGGAGATCATCCGGTCGGGCGGCTCCGGTGGGCTGATCGCCTCGCTGTTCACGCACGGGATCGCCCTGCCGCACATCCTGTACTCGGGCGACAAGGGCCTCATCGACCGGTTCGCCCGGCCCACCCTGGCCGGCGAGAAGATCGGGGCCCTGGGGATCACCGAGCCCGACGCCGGCTCGGACGTGGCGGGCCTGCGCACCACCGCCGTCCGCGACGGCGACTCCTACGTCGTCAACGGCGCCAAGCTCTTCATCACCTCGGGGGTGCGCGCGGACTTCGTGACCACGGCCGTCCGCACCGGCGAGCCCGGCTACGGCGGGCTCTCCATGCTGGTCGTCGAGAAGGGCACGCCCGGGTTCACGGTCTCCCGGGCGCTGGACAAGATGGGCTGGCGCTGTTCCGACACCGCCGAGCTGTCGTTCACCGACGTGCGCGTCCCGGTCGAGAACCTGGTCGGCGCGGAGAACAGCGGCTTCCTCCAGATCGTGCAGAACTTCGTCACCGAGCGGCTGTCGCTCGCCGTGCAGGCGTACGCGACCGCGCAGCGCTGCCTTGACCTCACCCTGGAGTGGACCCGCTCGCGCGAGACGTTCGGCCGTCCGCTGTCCTCCCGGCAGGTGGTCCGCCACAAGATCGCCGAGATGGCCCGGCAGGTGGACGTGGCCCGCGCCTACACCCGCACCATCGCCGAACGGTACGTCGCGGGCGAAGACGTGCTCACCGAGACCGCCTACGCCAAGAACACCGCCGTGTACGCCTGCGAGCACGTCGTCCACGAGGCCGTCCAACTGCACGGCGGCATGGGCTACATGCGCGAGTCGGAGGTGGAGCGGCACTACCGCGACATGCGGCTGCTGGGCATCGGCGGCGGCACCAACGAGATCATGAACGAGATCATCTCCAAGCGTCTGGGGCTCTGA
- a CDS encoding hydrogenase maturation protease, producing MSGRRVLVAGIGNVFLGDNGFGAEVIGRIDRAALPAGVEVADYGIRGLHLAYELLGGHYDTLILVDAVPLDGPPGTLAVLEVDGPEDAGRPAMDGHGMNPQAVLQLLHTLGGWVERVLVVGCRPAVVEDHFGLSEPVAAAVDDAVQLVTDLVHGRIRPAGALGR from the coding sequence GTGAGCGGCCGACGGGTGCTGGTCGCGGGCATCGGCAACGTGTTCCTCGGCGACAACGGCTTCGGCGCCGAGGTGATCGGGCGGATCGACCGCGCGGCGCTGCCCGCCGGGGTGGAGGTCGCCGACTACGGCATCCGGGGCCTCCACCTGGCCTACGAACTGCTCGGCGGCCACTACGACACGCTGATCCTGGTCGACGCCGTCCCGCTGGACGGCCCGCCCGGGACGCTGGCCGTCCTGGAGGTGGACGGCCCCGAGGACGCCGGCCGGCCCGCGATGGACGGCCACGGGATGAACCCGCAGGCCGTCCTGCAACTCCTGCACACGCTCGGCGGCTGGGTCGAACGGGTCCTGGTCGTGGGCTGCCGCCCCGCCGTGGTGGAGGACCACTTCGGGCTGTCCGAGCCGGTCGCCGCCGCCGTGGACGACGCCGTACAACTGGTGACCGACCTCGTCCATGGCCGGATCCGACCCGCCGGGGCCCTCGGACGCTAG
- the hypF gene encoding carbamoyltransferase HypF yields MDAGVPARMRIRVEGMVRGVGFRPFVYGLAGEYGLAGFVGNDTHGVFVEAEGDAPALAEFAAALELRPPPLARVERVVSEHAEPVGERGFRIVDDDGDVAPEELMPPDVAPCDACLAEIADPKSRRHRYAFTECAACGPRFTVAHDAPYERRRTAMAGFTMCGLCAGEHRDPKDRRFQAHGISCPGCGPTLRLVKADGGDVAGDPIETAAKWLLKGKVLAVKGPGGYHLAALADHRQAVNALRARLGREEEPFPVMAPDLAAARALVRLDPEAEDVLAGPRRPIVLVPLREDAAVADTVAPGVRDLGVILPSTPLHHLLAARVGRPFVLVGADTHRDDDARARLAGIADGFLLHDREIRARADDSVVRVFRGRELPLRRARGHVPSPVPVKWPFHRHVLACGAARRSTFCVAKGHQAFVSHHVGDLRTYNERVSHFCRLFSVRPEIVAHDLHPEYLSTKYALEREGVHLVGVQHHHAHIASCLAENGESGPVIGVAFDGLGHGEDGTLWGGELLIADLLGFERAGHLVAVPMPGGPAAVREPWRMAAAYLDAIYGDTVPPPLRLPRRHGEDWAAMVALCRSDVGGDAPRTSSAGRLFDAVAALVGLRDEVAYDGQAAFELEQRVDPHERGGYAAAVTEGAVVTIAGADLVRCVANDLVTGVGTGRIAARFHNGLARAIVRAACALRERTGLRTVALSGGVFQNVVLLDRTVTWLHDESFRVLIHRRVPSNDGGISLGQAVVAAARARGGAVGC; encoded by the coding sequence ATGGACGCGGGCGTTCCGGCGCGGATGCGGATCCGGGTCGAGGGCATGGTGCGAGGGGTCGGGTTCCGGCCGTTCGTGTACGGGCTGGCGGGCGAGTACGGCCTGGCGGGCTTCGTCGGCAACGACACCCACGGGGTGTTCGTCGAGGCGGAGGGGGACGCGCCCGCGCTGGCGGAGTTCGCCGCCGCGCTCGAACTGCGGCCGCCGCCGCTGGCCAGGGTGGAACGGGTCGTCAGCGAGCACGCCGAGCCGGTCGGGGAGCGGGGCTTCCGGATCGTGGACGACGACGGCGACGTGGCGCCCGAGGAGCTGATGCCGCCCGACGTGGCGCCGTGCGACGCGTGCCTGGCCGAGATCGCCGACCCGAAGTCGCGCCGCCATCGCTACGCGTTCACCGAGTGCGCGGCCTGCGGTCCCCGGTTCACGGTGGCGCACGACGCCCCGTACGAGCGCCGCCGTACCGCGATGGCCGGCTTCACCATGTGCGGGCTCTGCGCGGGCGAGCACCGCGACCCGAAGGACCGGCGGTTCCAGGCTCACGGGATCTCGTGTCCCGGATGCGGGCCCACGCTCCGACTGGTGAAGGCCGACGGCGGCGACGTCGCCGGAGACCCGATCGAGACGGCGGCCAAGTGGCTGCTCAAGGGCAAGGTCCTGGCGGTCAAGGGGCCCGGCGGCTACCACCTCGCCGCCCTCGCCGACCACCGGCAGGCGGTGAACGCGCTGCGCGCCCGGCTGGGCCGGGAGGAGGAGCCGTTCCCGGTGATGGCGCCCGACCTCGCGGCGGCGCGGGCCCTGGTACGGCTCGATCCGGAGGCCGAGGACGTGCTCGCCGGGCCGCGTCGCCCGATCGTGCTCGTTCCGTTGCGCGAGGACGCCGCGGTGGCCGACACGGTCGCGCCCGGCGTCCGCGACCTCGGGGTGATCCTGCCGTCCACACCGCTCCACCATCTGCTGGCGGCGCGGGTCGGGCGGCCGTTCGTGCTGGTCGGGGCCGACACGCACCGGGACGACGACGCCCGGGCGAGGCTGGCGGGGATCGCCGACGGGTTCCTTCTCCACGACCGCGAGATCCGGGCCCGCGCCGACGACTCGGTGGTCCGGGTGTTCCGCGGCCGGGAGCTGCCGTTGCGTCGTGCGCGGGGCCACGTGCCGAGCCCGGTGCCCGTGAAGTGGCCGTTCCATCGGCATGTGCTCGCCTGCGGGGCGGCGCGACGGAGCACGTTCTGTGTGGCGAAGGGCCATCAGGCGTTCGTGTCGCACCACGTCGGCGACCTGCGCACGTACAACGAGCGCGTCTCGCACTTCTGTCGGCTGTTCTCCGTTCGTCCGGAGATCGTGGCGCACGACCTGCACCCCGAGTACCTGTCCACCAAGTACGCGTTGGAGCGCGAGGGCGTCCATCTGGTCGGCGTGCAGCACCATCACGCGCACATCGCGTCGTGCCTGGCGGAGAACGGGGAGAGCGGCCCGGTCATCGGCGTCGCGTTCGACGGTCTGGGGCACGGCGAGGACGGCACCCTGTGGGGCGGTGAGCTGCTGATCGCCGACCTGTTGGGCTTCGAGCGCGCGGGTCATCTGGTCGCGGTGCCGATGCCCGGCGGGCCGGCCGCCGTTCGCGAACCGTGGCGGATGGCCGCGGCGTACCTGGACGCGATCTACGGCGACACCGTGCCGCCGCCGCTGCGGCTGCCCCGACGGCACGGTGAGGACTGGGCGGCGATGGTGGCGCTGTGCCGGTCGGACGTCGGCGGGGACGCGCCGCGCACCTCGAGCGCGGGCCGGCTGTTCGACGCCGTCGCCGCGCTCGTCGGCCTGCGCGACGAGGTCGCCTACGACGGGCAGGCCGCGTTCGAGCTGGAGCAGCGGGTCGACCCGCACGAGCGGGGCGGCTACGCGGCGGCGGTGACCGAGGGCGCGGTGGTGACCATCGCGGGCGCCGACCTCGTCCGCTGCGTGGCCAACGACCTGGTCACCGGCGTCGGCACGGGACGCATCGCCGCCCGTTTCCACAACGGCCTGGCCCGCGCCATCGTGCGGGCCGCGTGCGCGCTGCGGGAACGGACGGGCCTGCGCACGGTCGCGTTGTCGGGCGGCGTCTTCCAGAACGTGGTGTTGCTGGACCGCACGGTGACCTGGCTCCATGACGAGAGCTTCCGGGTCCTCATCCACCGGCGGGTGCCGTCCAACGACGGCGGCATCTCGCTGGGCCAGGCCGTCGTCGCTGCGGCCCGCGCCCGCGGCGGCGCGGTGGGGTGCTGA